AAACAAACTAAACAAAGGAGAGCCCAAATGAGTTTAAGTAAAGCTGATCTCGTGAGCAAAATTGCTGCTGATGCCGGTATCACCAAAGACCAGGCAGGAAAAGCCCTGAACAGTTTTCTCGGAGCCGTTGAAGATGCATTGAAAGCCGGTGACAAACTGACACTGGTAGGTTTTGGAACTTTTTATGTAGCTGAACGCAGTGCACGGACCGGTGTCAATCCCGCAACCGGTGAAAAGATTCAAATTGCTGCTTCCAAAGCACCGAAATTCAAAGCCGGAAAAGCCCTGAAAGAAGCTGTCAAATAAGCTCTTTCAACATGATGCAAATTAAACCCCGTCTCTCAACAGACGGGGTTTTTTGTTTCAGGGAATCACCCCTGAGCCCCCTATCGATTCATGCTTTCTCGTGATCAGGTAAATTGAATCTGAAACCTCGTACCCCATCCCTCGTTAACAGGTATTATGGAAATGTATCCTCCTTACGGAGATGTCTTGACTAAGACACTGAATTTCAATATTCTCAACTAATAGTTTGGAGAAGCGAATGTCTGTTAAACGTCTGATGATTCTTGCCTTTATGATTATCTGGTCCCTGCCCCTCCAGGCCCAGTTCGGAAAAAACAAGGTCCAGTATGATACCTTCGATTGGAAATATATTCAAAGTAATCACTTCGACATTTATTATCATAATGACAATTACAAAATTGCCGAATTTGCTGCCCGGGAGGCTGAACAGGCCTATACCAGTATTCGCAATCTGCTGAACTGGCCTCTGCAAAAACGGTACTCCATGATTCTTTATAACAGCCATAAAGCGTTTCAGCAAACCAATACCTATTCAGGTGATATTACCGAGGGGGTCGGTGGCTTTACAGAGCTCTTTAAAAACCGCATTGTATTGCCCTTTGAAGGAAGCTATCGGGATTTCCGGCATGTAATCCATCATGAAATGGTCCATGCCGTGATGAATGACATGTATTTCGGAGGATCGATTCAATCAATTATTTCCGGCGCCGTAACCCTGGATATCCCTCTGTGGCTGGCCGAAGGGACGGCTGAATATGAATCCCTTCGATGGGATACGCAGGCGGATATGTTCATGCGCGATTTTGCCTTTAGCGGTCAGTTACCCCCCATGTGGGCCCTGAATGGATATTATGCCTATAAGGGCGGCCAGTCTATTATTCGCTTTATTCATGATACATATGGAATGGAAAAACTAACAGATTTCTACGGCTCCCTCAAAGCTACCCACAGTGTCCCACGAAGCATCAAGCGGATTTTTAATATGTCCGAAGAGGATTTTACGGCTGAATGGCATAAGTATATACAAAAAAATTATTGGCCGGATATCGATTTTGCCGAGGATATTCTGAATATCAGTGTCCGCCTGACAGATCATAATGAGCTTGGAAATTACCAGAATATCGCTCCGTCCCTGAGTCCGGATGGATCCAAAATTGCCTTTCTCAGTGACCGGAACGGTTACGCGGATATTTTTACCATGCGGGCTGAGGACGGGAAAGATGTTGAAAAAATTGTCTCCGGCCAGCGAAAGGCAGGTCTTGAGGAACTTAAATGGCTTTCCCCGGGGATTAGCTGGTCACCTGATTCAAAAAAAATTGTCTTTGCCGCAAAAAGCGGTCCTTCTGATGCCCTGGTTGTGGTGGATGTGGAATCCAAAAAACAAACCTTTTATCCCATTGAAGAACTGAACGGGATTTATTCTACCGATTGGCACCCCCGTGAAAATATCATAGTCTTTGCTGGAAACAATGGCCGGCAAAGTGATATTTACACCTATCATCTGGATACCAAAACCCTTACAAATCTCACCCGGGATCACACCAGTACCGAAAATCCCAAGTGGGCGCCGGATGGAAAATCCATTCTTTATATTGCTGAAAAGCGCCGCAGTTTACCACTCCGTTCTTTTCGCCATCCCTATCAGAACGATGTTTGGCGTATCACCTATCCCGAAGGAATTAAGAAAGCAGTGACCCAAACTGACTGGGATGAAGATTATGCCATTTCCGCACCCGATGGGAAAACGGTGATTTATACATCCGATGAAAATGGGATTTTTAATGTGTGGATTAAACCTGAAGATGGTGAACCGTATGCTGTGACGAATATTTTAGGGGGGATATTCCACCTGGATATCTCACGAGACGGCGGCACCATCGTTTTAACGGCTTTTCAAAATGGTGGTTGGGATATCTACCGGATAAATGAACCTCTTTCCTTGCCCTTACGAGACCTGAACATAACAGAATTTAGAAAACATCATTATACGATTGAAACCACTGAGCCTCTGGCGTATCAATCCGACATGGATCAATCAGCATCCGGTGAAAAAGCCATGCCGGCAACGGTAAGCGACATCGAAAAACCGGAAAGACAAGGAGAATACAGCAAATTTGTCTTTATCCCCCGTCACAGGCAGGATGCCTTTACTGAAGGGGATTCTGTTGCCCTGGATTCAACACGTATCTTGACCGAAACAGGTGAATATAAAACTCATGAATACAAAACTCGCTTCTCCCTGGATCTTGTGGATAGCCAGGTGGGGTATTCCACGTTTTATGGAATTCAGGGACAAACTGTATTCCTTTTCAGTGATATGATGGGTGACCACCAGATCGGTATCGGGACCGAATTATATATCGATTTGAAAAACAGCGACTATTCCATGAGTTATGCATATCTTAAAAACCGGCTTAATTTTGCCGCGACATACTACAATGATTCTAACCACTATTATACTTATTATCTGACAGACTATGGATATGCCATCCGTTTCACTCGGTACCGCAATTATGGATTGATAGCGGGGGTATCATATCCCTTCGATCGTTACAGACGTCTTGAATATACACAAACACTGTCAACCATCAGCCGTGAAGTGATGGATATGTATGAGTCCCACGAGGATTTTGATCACTCCTTCCGAAGCGCTGTTTCCACACTTGCCTATGTGAAAGATAACGTCCTGTGGTCTTATACAGCCCCCATGGATGGGACCCGCTGGCGGGCACAGTTTGATTTTTCGCCCAATATCAGTACGGGAACACCGGCTTTTAACACACTCTCACTGGATTTCAGGAAATACTGGAAATTCAATTTTGATTATCACATCGGTTTCCGTGTGACCAGTGGATACTCATGGGGAAGGAACCCCCAGACATTTCTTATCGGAGGTGTGGAAAATTGGCTCAACTACCGCTACAATACCAACGCCCCCCTTTTCGGTACTTCGTCGGAGAATTTCAGTGACGATATGACTCTTTATTACTTTTCCCGGTTCATCACCCCAGTCCGGGGGACACCTTATTTTGCCAGGTATGGGGATAAATTCACGGTAGTCAATACTGAACTTCGTTTCCCATTTCTGGAATATGCAAAATTTCGCTTCCCCCTTCCCATGAATCTGTGGCAAATACGGGGTGTACTTTTTATGGATGCAGGTACTGCCAGGTATGACGATTTAACCCTTATTCAGGATCCGGACCTGTGGCCTTTTAACAATACATTTCAGGACCTCATTGCATCAACAGGAACGGGCATTCGTATTTACCTTGGCTATTTCCTGCTGCGTATCGATATGGCCTGGGAATATGACGGCAACGGTTTTTCAAAACCCCGCTATCTCTTTTCTTTAGGAGGGGATTTTTAATGTCTGACGATACCGGAGTCCGGCTTTTATGAGAATTCCGAAACTCTATGTCTATATTTTTAGAGAACATCAGGGACCTTTTTTTGCTGCGATTCTGGTCTTGGCTTTCCTATTCATCTCGAATTTGCTCATGACAAGTCTGGATAAGTTGCTGGGAAAGAACCTGGGTTTTGTGGCCATAGAATATATTTTGTTGAACCTCGCCTGGATCCTGGCCATGGCGGTCCCTATGGCCGTTCTCATTTCTACACTAATGGCTTACGGCCGTCTGGGAGAAGATAACGAAATTACAGCCATGCGGGCTTCGGGTATCAGCTTCGCGTCCATTATCCGGCCGTCTCTTCTATTCGCTTTTATTGTGATGTTGGGACTTTTGTATTTCAATAATTATATCCTGCCGGATGCAAATCACCGGGCACGGCTTTTAAAACGAGCGATTTATCAGAAACATCCCGACCTGAATATCAATGCGGGATACTTCCTGTATGATATTCCCGATTACACACTTTTTATCCGGAAAAAGGAAGGCAATACTCTAAAAGACCTGCTTATTTACCATACTTCTCCTGAAGGACAGCATATTACCGTCTGGGCTCACACCGGAAATTTGTCTACTCAGGGAACCCGGGTGATTCTGGATTTGCAGGATGGTGAAATTCATGAGTACCCCGCTGATAAAGATGAAGAATACCGGATTCTCCATTTCGAAAAACACCGCATTACCATTCCTGTGGATGAAATGTCTCTTCAAAGAAAAGAATCGGATCACCGGGGAGACCGGGAGATGGATATCGCAGAGATGATGACTATGGTCCGGGATTATCGGGAACGGCAGGAGGACATCCGAAACAGAATTAAATCAGAGATGGCCCGCTGGGACGCAGACACTACAGTCTTTGATATTAAAAGTTTTGAGCTTCACCTTAAAAACCGGATAACCGCTATCGAGAAAGATTCTATCGCAAGTAATCCCCAAAAAGCCAGGACTTATCAGCAGCAGATCAGAACCCTGAAAGCCCGGCTGAAACGCCTGGATACGGATATGAGAATCCTCCAGGCTTATAAAATGCAAGAAAATAAATATTTGGTAGAGGTGCACAAAAAAGTATCCATGCCGGTCGCCTGTATCATTTTTGTCTTGGTGGGAGCTCCACTGGGAATCATCGCCCGCCGGGGAAGTATGGGAGTCGCGGTTGGCGTGAGTGTGGTCTTTTTCCTGGTGTATTGGGCATCTCTTATGGGTGGAGAACGTCTGGCTGACCGGGCTATTATCTCTCCCTGGGTGGCTATGTGGTCCTCCAATATTGTCTTCGGACTCTTGGGAATTTTCCTGGTGTGGTACGCCATCCGGGAACAAGTCACCCTGAAAATATTCAGAAAATCCATTGAAAACGAGAGCAGTGAATCATGATAATTATTCATCACGGCGTAAAGCCTGTCATTCATCCCAAAACAATCCTGTTACCGGAAACCACCTTGATCGGTGATATAAAAATCGGTGAATATTCCTCTGTATGGTTTCGCTCGGTCCTCCGGGGAGATATTCATTATATTCGCATCGGAAAAAATTCAAACCTTCAGGATGGTGTTCTGGTCCACACCGGGACAGGTGAATACCCCGCACTGGTAGGTGATGATGTGACCATTGGCCACGGTGCCATTATCCATGGGACAGACATCCGGGACAGAGTTCTGATCGGCATGGGTGCCATGTTGTTAAACGGATCTGTTGTGGAAGAAGGATCCATTGTGGCAGCAGGGGCTGTTGTCCGGGAACATTTTACCGTCCCTGCGAGGACCCTTGTTGCCGGTGTGCCGGCAAAAGTGATCCGGGATGTGACGGATAAGGAATATGAAAAAATTCTGAATTCGGCACATCATTACCGCGAACTGGCAAAATCATATCTTTTAACGAATCAGGAGACAGACTGATGTTACCCTATACTTTGATTGAAAAAAAACAGGCCGGCAAAACACTCACCCGCAAAGAGTGGGAGTTTTTTATATCCGGTTATTTATCTGAAGACATCCCTGCATACCAGATGTCCGCAATGTTGATGGCCATCTATTTTCGCGGATTGGAAGATGAGGAAGTATCAAACCTGATTGATATCGTGATTCAAAGCGGGAAAAGAATACATTTCAAACACAAAGATGTCTTTTATGCTGATAAACACAGTACCGGCGGTGTTGGAGATAAAATTTCACTGATTCTTGCGCCCCTGGCGGCAGCCTCCGGCAGGGTAAGGGTCCCTATGATTTCCGGAAGAGCACTGGGACACTCAGGTGGTACGTTGGATAAACTGGAAAGTATTCCCGGCTTACGGACCAATTTGACATTGAAAGAATTTCAGGAGCAGACAGATAGAATCGGATGTGCCCTCATCGGACAAACAAACGATATTTGTCCGGCGGACAGGGAATTGTACGCTCTCCGGGATGTAACGGCGACCGTTCGTTCTATTCCACTTATTTGCATTTCAATCCTGAGTAAAAAAATCGCCGAAGGGATTCAGGGACTTGTTTTGGATGTAAAATCAGGGAATGGTGCCTTTATGCAAACGAAAAAAGACGCAGAAACTCTGGCATCAAAATTGAAACACTTTGGAGAGGCAGGTGGATTGAAAGTCACACCTGTTATCACAGACATGAATCAACCTCTGGGACAAGCAGTAGGAAATTGGCTGGAAGTCCGGGAATCCCTGGATGTCCTCCATGGCGGTGGCCCCCAGGATGTTCGGGATCTCTCCATTCGCCTGACAGAAGAGATGATCCTTCTTGCTGAGCCCAAAGCCGACCGGAAAGTAATCCATGCCGAGCTGGCATCTCTCCTGGATAATGGGAAAGCCTTTGATAAGTTTTTGGAAATTGTCAAAGCACAGGACGGGGATATTTCCGTCCTCGAAGATCCCGAATCTTATCCCGAGCCGGACTATGTGGCAGAAGTCACTGCCGATGAGGCCGGAACGGTTCAATCCATTGATACCTATGGGTTAGGGCTGGATGCCATTGATTTGGGTGCCGGCAGACGAAAAAATACTGACACCATCGATCCCAAAGCCGGGATGCTGGTTCATGTCAATATTGGCGATAACATTTCTCCCGGAGATCCCGTTATAACTCTCTTTTCCGACAATGAAAAAGCATTGAAGAACAAAGTGAAGGAGATTGGGGAGAGGGTTAAGTTAAATTGAGAATTGAGAATTGAGAATGGAGAATTCCTCTTCGCTATTAAACAGTTATTTGCTTGGGTGATGATTGAAATGGAAAGGTTGCAAGAGTGGGTCCCCGGATTTCAGTCTTGTGATTTTGAAGCTCTTGGCTTGTTCTCACTTTTCATTTCATGTAAATTGCGTCTGCTAAGAATTCACTAAAAAAAATGGGATTTGACATGACGGAAAAAAGCACAAAAGGCCGGTCTCCCTGGTGGTGGATACCATCGCTTTACTATGCTGAAGGACTCCCTTACGCGATTGTTATGTATATCACGGTGGTGATGTACAAGAAAATGGGGGTTTCAAATGCTGAAATTGCTCTTTATACCAGCTGGCTCTACTTGCCCTGGGTGATTAAACCCTTCTGGAGCCCTATTGTGGATGTGTTGAAAACAAAGCGGTTCTGGGTCCTTGCCATGCAATTTCTTATCGGTGCCGCTTTGGGCAGTATCGCCCTCACCATACCCCTGCCGAATTTCTTTAAAATCACTATAGGAATTTTCTGGCTTATGGCCTTCAGTTCCGCCACCCATGATATTGCAGCGGACGGGTTGTACATGATCGGCCTGGACCAGCATCAACAAGCCTGGTTTGTCGGGATCCGGAGTACTTTTTACCGTTTTGCCATGTTGACGGGACAAGGTTTGCTGATTATTCTGGCTGGACTGATTGAAAGTAACAGCGGACTGGATTCCGTTGAACTGAAAGCATATTCCGATGTCTCCCCGGATGTATATACCATGGCCACTGTGGAGGATATGCCCTCCATCGATGACACAGATGAATTGTCGATTGTCAGCTGGCCAGATGAGGTTGTGATTGATGCTGAACCCATCCTCACGACCAAGGCCGATTCCATCAAAGCCGCCGTAAAGGCCTGGAATCTGGCTCACGGTCAGCCGAAAGAAGAGGAACTAGTCAAAGAGGAATCACCTACCTGGTGGTCTGTTCATGTGTCGGATCCGCTGAAACAAACCCTGAAAAACCGTTTCGGTGAAAAACCCAAACCGGTTCTTGAAAAAGCAGGCAATGTAGGGGTCCTCTTTTTCCGCCTGAATAAAGCACCTGAAAAAGATGATGAAGAAGTCGTGATAACTTTCGGCCGGAATACAGGGAGTAAAAACATCAATCTGGTGGAAGGTACCCGCTTTGTGTTTACCCGGGAAAACTGGGATCAGCCGGCCATGGCGTTGATCCAGCTGGATCCCAAACTCGATCAAAGGGAATTTGCCACCTTTGAGGCAAACAGCGGCAATATTGTGCTAAGCTGGTCCGTCACTTTTATCGTCCTTTTTGCCCTTTTCATGTTCTTTGCTGTGTATCATCTCTTTGTCCTGCCGAAAGATGTGGAGGAAGAACGGAAGCAAAGCTCCCTCCTTGAATTCATGAAAAATTTCTTCGGGACTTTTAAAGATTTCTTCACA
This window of the Candidatus Neomarinimicrobiota bacterium genome carries:
- a CDS encoding HU family DNA-binding protein; the protein is MSLSKADLVSKIAADAGITKDQAGKALNSFLGAVEDALKAGDKLTLVGFGTFYVAERSARTGVNPATGEKIQIAASKAPKFKAGKALKEAVK
- a CDS encoding DPP IV N-terminal domain-containing protein, with protein sequence MSVKRLMILAFMIIWSLPLQAQFGKNKVQYDTFDWKYIQSNHFDIYYHNDNYKIAEFAAREAEQAYTSIRNLLNWPLQKRYSMILYNSHKAFQQTNTYSGDITEGVGGFTELFKNRIVLPFEGSYRDFRHVIHHEMVHAVMNDMYFGGSIQSIISGAVTLDIPLWLAEGTAEYESLRWDTQADMFMRDFAFSGQLPPMWALNGYYAYKGGQSIIRFIHDTYGMEKLTDFYGSLKATHSVPRSIKRIFNMSEEDFTAEWHKYIQKNYWPDIDFAEDILNISVRLTDHNELGNYQNIAPSLSPDGSKIAFLSDRNGYADIFTMRAEDGKDVEKIVSGQRKAGLEELKWLSPGISWSPDSKKIVFAAKSGPSDALVVVDVESKKQTFYPIEELNGIYSTDWHPRENIIVFAGNNGRQSDIYTYHLDTKTLTNLTRDHTSTENPKWAPDGKSILYIAEKRRSLPLRSFRHPYQNDVWRITYPEGIKKAVTQTDWDEDYAISAPDGKTVIYTSDENGIFNVWIKPEDGEPYAVTNILGGIFHLDISRDGGTIVLTAFQNGGWDIYRINEPLSLPLRDLNITEFRKHHYTIETTEPLAYQSDMDQSASGEKAMPATVSDIEKPERQGEYSKFVFIPRHRQDAFTEGDSVALDSTRILTETGEYKTHEYKTRFSLDLVDSQVGYSTFYGIQGQTVFLFSDMMGDHQIGIGTELYIDLKNSDYSMSYAYLKNRLNFAATYYNDSNHYYTYYLTDYGYAIRFTRYRNYGLIAGVSYPFDRYRRLEYTQTLSTISREVMDMYESHEDFDHSFRSAVSTLAYVKDNVLWSYTAPMDGTRWRAQFDFSPNISTGTPAFNTLSLDFRKYWKFNFDYHIGFRVTSGYSWGRNPQTFLIGGVENWLNYRYNTNAPLFGTSSENFSDDMTLYYFSRFITPVRGTPYFARYGDKFTVVNTELRFPFLEYAKFRFPLPMNLWQIRGVLFMDAGTARYDDLTLIQDPDLWPFNNTFQDLIASTGTGIRIYLGYFLLRIDMAWEYDGNGFSKPRYLFSLGGDF
- a CDS encoding gamma carbonic anhydrase family protein, encoding MIIIHHGVKPVIHPKTILLPETTLIGDIKIGEYSSVWFRSVLRGDIHYIRIGKNSNLQDGVLVHTGTGEYPALVGDDVTIGHGAIIHGTDIRDRVLIGMGAMLLNGSVVEEGSIVAAGAVVREHFTVPARTLVAGVPAKVIRDVTDKEYEKILNSAHHYRELAKSYLLTNQETD
- a CDS encoding LptF/LptG family permease; this encodes MRIPKLYVYIFREHQGPFFAAILVLAFLFISNLLMTSLDKLLGKNLGFVAIEYILLNLAWILAMAVPMAVLISTLMAYGRLGEDNEITAMRASGISFASIIRPSLLFAFIVMLGLLYFNNYILPDANHRARLLKRAIYQKHPDLNINAGYFLYDIPDYTLFIRKKEGNTLKDLLIYHTSPEGQHITVWAHTGNLSTQGTRVILDLQDGEIHEYPADKDEEYRILHFEKHRITIPVDEMSLQRKESDHRGDREMDIAEMMTMVRDYRERQEDIRNRIKSEMARWDADTTVFDIKSFELHLKNRITAIEKDSIASNPQKARTYQQQIRTLKARLKRLDTDMRILQAYKMQENKYLVEVHKKVSMPVACIIFVLVGAPLGIIARRGSMGVAVGVSVVFFLVYWASLMGGERLADRAIISPWVAMWSSNIVFGLLGIFLVWYAIREQVTLKIFRKSIENESSES
- a CDS encoding pyrimidine-nucleoside phosphorylase, whose product is MLPYTLIEKKQAGKTLTRKEWEFFISGYLSEDIPAYQMSAMLMAIYFRGLEDEEVSNLIDIVIQSGKRIHFKHKDVFYADKHSTGGVGDKISLILAPLAAASGRVRVPMISGRALGHSGGTLDKLESIPGLRTNLTLKEFQEQTDRIGCALIGQTNDICPADRELYALRDVTATVRSIPLICISILSKKIAEGIQGLVLDVKSGNGAFMQTKKDAETLASKLKHFGEAGGLKVTPVITDMNQPLGQAVGNWLEVRESLDVLHGGGPQDVRDLSIRLTEEMILLAEPKADRKVIHAELASLLDNGKAFDKFLEIVKAQDGDISVLEDPESYPEPDYVAEVTADEAGTVQSIDTYGLGLDAIDLGAGRRKNTDTIDPKAGMLVHVNIGDNISPGDPVITLFSDNEKALKNKVKEIGERVKLN